In Triticum aestivum cultivar Chinese Spring chromosome 5B, IWGSC CS RefSeq v2.1, whole genome shotgun sequence, the following proteins share a genomic window:
- the LOC123113558 gene encoding chaperone protein ClpB1: MGETYDPLLGTLVVQGTVFHRLGAMLTCSQGRMSSIWRRVEPLVFVVTAVSLGWAAWRYYDRKAALRTYGRHMTGKAVGLVVGRDDEIDRVISILCRKTKNCAALVGPAGVGKTAIAEGLAQRIATGKVPAALAGARVVEVDLGAMVAGTKYRGMFEERMKSVIKQAENAGGKIILFIDEMHTLLGAGGAGGRGVTDASSMLKPALARGRIRCVGATTFDGYRNYIEKDPALERRFQKVHIEEPSTQATVGILRGLKQQYEQHHGLEIQDAALVAAAQLAGRYITGRQFPDKAIDLIDEACSATIKRLIQIDNQAEELNAKQSRSANPVKGATVVPNDVAQVVSLWTGIPVCTLEEEDKDKLIHLADRLHERVVGQNEAVNVVAEAVLRSRAGLNHPGQPIGSFLFLGSTGVGKTELAKALAEQLFASEKMLVRFDMSEYVGSGSVLRLVGAPPSHQGCDDGGQLTEKVRRRPYSVILFDEVEKADPSVLNIFIQLLDDGVLTDGKGRTVNFKNTIIIMTSNLGAEHLTAGMAGEITMDAARDLLMKQVQKHFKPELLNRLSEIVVFEPLLHDKLKEIVKIQMKSIISRVADKGISLFASDAVLDVILSESYNPMYGARPIRRWLQKNVMIKLSQMLVKGEASEGSTISIDATDDKKKLKFEVVKKVEE, encoded by the exons ATGGGAGAGACCTACGATCCACTTCTTGGGACCTTGGTTGTGCAAGGAACTGTCTTCCATCGGCTTGGGGCCATGTTAACGTGCTCCCAGGGCCGTATGTCTTCGATTTGGCGACGGGTGGAACCTTTGGTCTTCGTTGTAACAGCTGTTAGTTTGGGTTGGGCAGCATGGAGGTACTATGATCGTAAAGCGGCTCTGCGCACCTATGGGCGCCACATGACCGGCAAGGCAGTTGGACTGGTTGTCGGCCGTGACGACGAGATCGACCGCGTTATCTCCATTCTATGCCGGAAGACCAAGAACTGCGCCGCGCTGGTCGGACCTGCGGGGGTTGGCAAGACGGCCATCGCCGAGGGCCTCGCGCAGCGCATCGCTACCGGCAAGGTACCTGCAGCGCTCGCCGGGGCACGCGTTGTGGAGGTCGACCTTGGGGCCATGGTCGCAGGAACCAAGTACCGAGGTATGTTTGAGGAGCGGATGAAGAGCGTGATCAAGCAGGCGGAGAATGCGGGCGGCAAGATAATTCTCTTCATCGATGAGATGCACACGCTTCTTGGTGCTGGAGGTGCTGGTGGCCGTGGAGTTACTGATGCTTCCAGCATGTTGAAGCCGGCGTTAGCCCGTGGTCGTATCCGCTGCGTGGGCGCGACGACTTTTGATGGTTACCGTAATTACATTGAGAAGGATCCTGCACTCGAGCGGCGATTCCAGAAGGTACACATCGAGGAGCCAAGCACGCAGGCGACAGTTGGCATTCTGCGGGGGCTAAAGCAGCAGTATGAACAGCACCATGGCCTGGAAATCCAAGATGCTGCTCTTGTTGCTGCTGCACAGCTTGCTGGCCGCTACATCACTG GTCGTCAATTTCCGGATAAGGCTATTGATCTGATtgatgaggcatgcagtgccacaATAAAAAGGTTGATTCAGATTGACAACCAAGCAGAGGAATTGAATGCAAAGCAAAGTCGCTCTGCAAATCCAGTGAAGGGAGCAACTGTTGTACCAAATGATGTTGCACAA GTTGTGAGCCTATGGACTGGAATTCCTGTCTGTACACTTGAGGAAGAGGACAAGGATAAGTTAATCCACCTAGCAGACAGGCTGCATGAGCGAGTTGTTGGCCAGAATGAAGCGGTAAATGTGGTCGCCGAAGCAGTGTTGCGTTCTAGGGCTGGCCTTAATCATCCCGGCCAACCCATAGGATCTTTCCTCTTCTTGGGCTCAACCGGTGTTGGAAAGACAGAGCTTGCAAAAGCTCTTGCTGAGCAGCTATTCGCAAGTGAGAAGATGTTGGTTCGCTTTGACATGTCTGAATATGTTGGCAGTGGATCTGTTTTGCGTCTCGTTGGAGCACCCCCAAG CCATCAGGGCTGTGATGATGGTGGGCAACTAACTGAGAAGGTTAGGAGGCGCCCATACAGTGTCATCCTTTTCGATGAGGTGGAGAAGGCGGATCCCTCGGTGTTGAACATCTTTATTCAACTTCTTGATGATGGTGTGTTGACCGATGGTAAAGGGCGGACAGTAAATTTCAAGAATACCATCATCATTATGACCTCAAATCTAGGAGCAGAGCACCTCACGGCAGGAATGGCCGGAGAAATCACAATGGATGCGGCACGTGACCTTTTGATGAAACAG GTTCAGAAACACTTCAAGCCTGAGTTACTCAACAGGCTGAGTGAGATTGTGGTATTTGAGCCGCTTTTGCATGACAAATTGAAGGAGATTGTGAAAATCCAAATGAAGAGCATCATTTCCAGGGTAGCTGACAAGGGCATCTCTCTTTTTGCAAGTGATGCCGTGCTGGATGTCATTTTATCGGAATCATACAACCCA ATGTATGGTGCAAGGCCTATAAGGAGATGGTTGCAGAAGAATGTGATGATTAAGCTGTCCCAAATGCTAGTCAAAGGTGAAGCCAGTGAAGGCTCGACAATTTCCATTGATGCTACGGATGACAAGAAGAAGCTCAAGTTTGAAGTAGTGAAGAAGGTCGAGGAGTGA